One part of the Streptomyces ferrugineus genome encodes these proteins:
- a CDS encoding Crp/Fnr family transcriptional regulator, protein MGLLGNELAFAHTLTPQEHESVMALGHRKSYPADAHLLTEGDRSRHVVIIIQGWVTVSVVTDRGATRLILGLRGPGELLGEMAALDQHPRSATVRALGPIEAQVISGDAFRRFLALHPRVSGLVIRQLTGRLRSADQERSALASLTVLQRLAGRLVELSGVDPAGPYAPSAAGPSRGPATAGPVVQLAQDELAATIGATREAVAKALRLLRTQRIVRTGNRMVEILDPGLLALLADGHADGHQE, encoded by the coding sequence ATGGGGCTGCTCGGAAATGAGCTGGCGTTCGCGCACACGCTGACTCCCCAGGAACACGAGAGCGTCATGGCCCTCGGCCATCGGAAGAGCTATCCGGCCGATGCCCATCTGCTCACCGAGGGCGACCGTTCCCGTCACGTCGTGATCATCATTCAGGGGTGGGTGACCGTATCCGTGGTGACGGACCGTGGGGCCACCCGGCTGATACTCGGCCTGCGCGGCCCGGGCGAACTGCTCGGCGAGATGGCCGCGCTGGACCAGCATCCGCGCAGCGCCACCGTGCGTGCGCTCGGCCCCATAGAGGCCCAGGTCATATCCGGGGACGCCTTCCGTCGCTTTCTCGCCCTGCACCCCCGGGTGAGCGGTCTGGTGATACGTCAGCTCACCGGCCGGCTCCGCAGCGCCGACCAGGAGCGGTCCGCGCTCGCCTCCCTCACCGTGCTCCAGCGCCTGGCCGGCCGGCTCGTCGAACTGTCGGGAGTCGACCCCGCCGGCCCCTACGCCCCGTCCGCGGCGGGCCCCTCGCGCGGCCCCGCGACAGCCGGCCCCGTCGTCCAGCTCGCCCAGGACGAACTGGCCGCCACGATAGGAGCCACCCGCGAAGCCGTGGCCAAGGCCCTGCGGCTGCTGCGCACCCAGCGCATCGTGCGCACCGGCAACCGGATGGTGGAGATCCTCGACCCCGGGTTGCTCGCGCTCCTGGCGGACGGCCATGCGGACGGCCATCAGGAGTAG
- a CDS encoding nucleotidyl cyclase domain-containing protein, producing the protein MDQPRAELAEAHYELVISVDARRSGEYDDVDKPRMRARIYRVLETAFTQARVPRDAVHLEDRGDGVLASVAGRVAVTRLLGLWMVEVHEKLRDENRDLAVPLGLRIGMHVGPVRHDGRGISGRAVDLACRLADSTVARRLLDAENADLVLVTSQGLYEDVVTAGGKFIEPAHYAPARLELKEGEVTAWFQLPGRPAPEIPGTTPAPPSAGGSLPADDAFDAFDDEADDGDAFEVVGDRMSGHRPAGGGVHYNVVGDLSHHHHNEYQGDVHIGRNTDRQAGKGRG; encoded by the coding sequence GTGGACCAACCACGAGCGGAACTCGCCGAAGCGCACTACGAGTTGGTGATCAGCGTCGACGCGAGACGTTCCGGTGAGTACGACGACGTCGACAAGCCGCGCATGCGCGCCCGGATCTACCGTGTGCTGGAGACGGCGTTCACCCAGGCCAGGGTCCCGCGGGACGCCGTGCACCTGGAGGACCGCGGCGACGGAGTGCTCGCGTCCGTCGCGGGACGGGTCGCGGTGACGCGGCTGCTCGGGCTGTGGATGGTCGAGGTGCACGAGAAGCTGCGGGACGAGAACCGTGACCTGGCCGTTCCCCTCGGGCTGCGCATCGGCATGCACGTCGGGCCCGTACGGCACGACGGGCGGGGCATCAGCGGACGCGCCGTCGACCTCGCCTGCCGCCTGGCCGACTCCACCGTCGCCCGCCGGCTCCTCGACGCCGAGAACGCCGACCTCGTACTCGTGACCTCACAGGGCCTGTACGAGGACGTGGTCACCGCCGGCGGCAAGTTCATCGAGCCCGCGCACTACGCCCCGGCCCGGCTGGAGCTCAAGGAGGGCGAGGTCACCGCCTGGTTCCAGCTTCCCGGGCGGCCCGCGCCGGAGATCCCCGGGACCACGCCGGCGCCGCCATCCGCCGGCGGTTCCCTGCCCGCCGACGACGCGTTCGACGCCTTCGACGACGAGGCCGACGACGGCGACGCGTTCGAGGTCGTCGGCGACAGGATGTCCGGCCACCGGCCCGCCGGCGGCGGGGTTCATTACAACGTCGTCGGCGACCTGTCCCATCACCACCACAACGAGTACCAGGGCGACGTGCACATCGGCCGGAACACCGACCGCCAGGCCGGGAAGGGAAGGGGCTGA
- a CDS encoding vWA domain-containing protein: MGRVTGRRQTGRPRLRRAAASALGGAAVFVSLLAPAGQDPVPAADSAPAFPAVNYAVAVDESASLAPADMKAEKAAAKRIALGDVSSSSHVTVFGFAAAESEDQRAVDPVCPRTTLDAAGRETVAKCVDKLRGRKESEGTGTDLPSAIRQGVHDLTDGSDPSEPRVLFLLTDGKMDVEDSPKYGDPAHRKAEGEKQLKEALKDAAAQNVQIWPLGFGPDPDKRQLDQIAAGGYQKGCVALPSATPRAHKVSGAKDVGTTLEKIFAAAHCLRHEEGPSKRPPATLEIGISPLATVGSIVVDKGDPEVEISYIDPAGDTIPATSGTFKKSRFELAGGTGTVEALKIVDPLPGIWKVKAEAPEGHRSLPVAVSVLWQGELRGAITMDPPSPQAGEKVTVTMRLQTREGYEIKDPRDYEGLRVRGELTGDGFSPLAIDLADRGKGSDPKASDGSFTGTVTVPEDADGALRASATLTASGLRADTRDEDSVVAPGELPVTAALDLPDADTNPGDTVTGSLAVHNTTDSEHTLRLSVADVRDGLLSVRPAEITLKPGESGTRDVTVEVAPQGVFGDRLGGDGLDLAGTVTVTDTTADDRTLVREPLAVRVTPEPGVWEKYWWLFVAGAVLLALAAAALVAGRRLRHRRKDPYGLMLQLVSQDGRVLGEHPAGHGNSKQWYEFTVVEAHRSPRIERRPHGQYAVQRSREGGAVLRTKGSGRTPLSAGGQVQLTDTLSLALGEDTRPGRTARRRPPAAGSAVGAGSPAGPGDGGNDSPFTSYL; encoded by the coding sequence GTGGGGAGAGTCACGGGAAGACGGCAGACAGGAAGGCCCCGGCTGCGCCGCGCCGCGGCCTCGGCGCTGGGCGGCGCCGCGGTGTTCGTGTCCCTGCTGGCACCGGCCGGTCAGGATCCGGTGCCCGCGGCGGACTCGGCACCCGCGTTCCCGGCGGTCAACTACGCGGTGGCCGTGGACGAGTCGGCCAGCCTCGCGCCCGCCGACATGAAGGCCGAGAAGGCCGCCGCCAAGCGGATCGCGCTCGGCGACGTCTCCTCGTCCTCGCACGTCACGGTGTTCGGCTTCGCCGCCGCCGAGTCAGAGGACCAGCGCGCCGTGGACCCGGTGTGCCCGCGCACCACGCTGGACGCGGCCGGCCGCGAGACGGTCGCCAAGTGCGTCGACAAGCTGCGCGGCCGCAAGGAGAGCGAGGGCACCGGCACCGATCTGCCGAGCGCGATCCGGCAGGGCGTGCACGATCTGACCGACGGTTCCGACCCGTCCGAGCCCCGGGTGCTGTTCCTGCTGACCGACGGGAAGATGGACGTCGAGGACAGCCCCAAGTACGGCGACCCGGCGCACCGCAAGGCCGAGGGCGAGAAGCAGCTCAAGGAGGCGCTCAAGGACGCCGCGGCGCAGAACGTCCAGATCTGGCCGCTCGGCTTCGGGCCCGACCCGGACAAGCGGCAGCTCGACCAGATCGCCGCTGGCGGCTACCAGAAGGGCTGCGTCGCACTGCCCTCGGCGACCCCCAGGGCGCACAAGGTCTCCGGAGCCAAGGACGTCGGCACCACACTGGAGAAGATCTTCGCCGCCGCCCACTGCCTGCGCCACGAGGAGGGCCCCAGCAAGCGGCCGCCGGCCACCCTGGAGATCGGCATCTCCCCGCTCGCGACCGTCGGCAGCATCGTCGTCGACAAGGGCGACCCCGAGGTGGAGATCAGCTACATCGACCCGGCCGGTGACACGATCCCCGCCACCTCGGGGACGTTCAAGAAGTCCCGCTTCGAGCTCGCGGGCGGCACCGGCACCGTCGAGGCGCTGAAGATCGTCGACCCGCTGCCCGGCATCTGGAAGGTCAAGGCCGAGGCCCCGGAGGGCCATCGCTCGCTGCCCGTCGCCGTCAGCGTGCTGTGGCAGGGCGAGTTGCGCGGCGCGATCACCATGGACCCGCCCTCGCCGCAGGCCGGCGAGAAGGTCACGGTGACCATGCGGCTGCAGACCCGCGAGGGCTACGAGATCAAGGACCCGCGCGACTACGAGGGGCTGCGCGTGCGCGGCGAGCTGACCGGGGACGGCTTCTCCCCGCTGGCCATCGACCTCGCCGACCGCGGCAAGGGCTCCGACCCCAAGGCGAGCGACGGCTCCTTCACCGGCACCGTCACCGTCCCCGAGGACGCCGACGGAGCGCTCCGGGCGAGCGCCACCCTGACCGCCTCGGGCCTGCGCGCCGACACCCGCGACGAGGACAGCGTCGTGGCGCCCGGCGAACTGCCCGTCACCGCCGCGCTCGACCTGCCGGACGCGGACACCAACCCCGGCGACACGGTCACCGGCAGCCTCGCCGTGCACAACACCACCGACAGCGAGCACACCCTCCGGCTGTCCGTCGCCGACGTCAGGGACGGGCTGCTGTCCGTCAGGCCCGCCGAGATCACCCTGAAGCCCGGCGAGTCCGGCACCCGCGACGTCACGGTCGAGGTCGCCCCCCAGGGCGTCTTCGGCGACCGCCTCGGCGGCGACGGCCTCGACCTCGCCGGCACCGTCACCGTCACCGACACCACCGCCGACGACCGCACCCTCGTACGGGAGCCGCTGGCGGTGCGGGTCACACCGGAGCCGGGCGTCTGGGAGAAGTACTGGTGGCTGTTCGTCGCCGGCGCCGTCCTGCTGGCGCTCGCCGCCGCGGCCCTCGTCGCCGGGCGGCGGCTGCGGCACCGCCGCAAGGACCCGTACGGACTGATGCTCCAACTGGTCTCGCAGGACGGCCGCGTCCTGGGCGAGCATCCGGCGGGGCACGGCAACAGCAAGCAGTGGTACGAGTTCACCGTCGTCGAGGCCCACCGCAGCCCGCGCATCGAACGGCGCCCGCACGGCCAGTACGCCGTCCAGCGCAGCCGCGAGGGCGGAGCGGTGCTGCGCACCAAGGGCAGCGGCCGCACCCCGCTGTCCGCGGGCGGCCAGGTCCAGCTCACCGACACGCTGAGCCTCGCCCTGGGCGAGGACACCCGGCCCGGCCGCACCGCCCGCCGAAGGCCGCCCGCCGCCGGATCCGCCGTCGGCGCCGGTTCCCCGGCCGGGCCCGGTGACGGCGGGAACGACAGCCCCTTCACCTCGTACCTGTGA
- a CDS encoding Pycsar system effector family protein, whose product MTADGAARTSPDPVVPVPDGGRHCTDRAGERIVAERLLANVREDLGRADSKAAVLLSGTLALPAFLAGWRGTPAWSGFADVTLALSGALWAVAVAALVGALMPRTGTVRGGDGVTYFGDLVAARDLAGLSARVVEAGRDPAEWLLVQAVDVSSILSAKYRAIRWGVASLAPSAALAVVWGLTAG is encoded by the coding sequence ATGACTGCCGACGGGGCGGCCCGGACTTCCCCCGACCCGGTCGTGCCTGTGCCGGACGGGGGTCGGCACTGCACGGACCGGGCGGGGGAGCGCATCGTCGCCGAGCGGCTGCTGGCCAACGTCCGGGAGGACCTCGGCCGCGCCGACTCCAAGGCGGCCGTGCTGCTCTCGGGGACGCTCGCGCTGCCCGCCTTCCTGGCCGGGTGGCGCGGCACCCCCGCCTGGAGCGGGTTCGCCGACGTGACGCTGGCCCTGTCCGGGGCGCTGTGGGCCGTCGCGGTGGCCGCGCTGGTCGGGGCGCTGATGCCGCGCACCGGCACGGTCCGCGGCGGGGACGGGGTGACGTACTTCGGCGACCTGGTGGCCGCCCGCGACCTGGCGGGGCTGTCCGCCCGGGTCGTCGAGGCCGGACGGGACCCGGCCGAGTGGCTCCTCGTCCAGGCCGTGGACGTCAGCTCGATCCTGTCCGCCAAGTACCGAGCCATCCGCTGGGGGGTCGCCTCGCTCGCGCCGTCGGCGGCCCTGGCCGTCGTCTGGGGGCTGACCGCGGGTTGA
- a CDS encoding CU044_2847 family protein, translating to MSTFLESEFDDGTPLRFLLAPAAAAPEPPTPGDDDLPEGMGRAVPVATGGSRTVAQLATGALRAALKPLGPLLQEVHDAASAVPDPPSELSVTFGFQVGQDLKLGIVGGNGQAHLTVTASWKPAPGAE from the coding sequence GTGTCCACCTTCTTGGAATCAGAGTTCGACGACGGTACGCCCCTCAGGTTCCTGCTCGCCCCCGCGGCGGCGGCCCCCGAACCGCCCACGCCTGGGGACGACGATCTGCCCGAGGGCATGGGACGGGCCGTCCCCGTCGCCACCGGCGGGAGCCGGACCGTCGCCCAGCTCGCGACGGGTGCCCTGCGCGCCGCGCTCAAGCCGCTCGGTCCGCTGCTGCAGGAGGTGCACGACGCCGCCTCGGCGGTACCCGACCCGCCCAGCGAGCTCAGCGTGACCTTCGGCTTCCAGGTCGGGCAGGATCTCAAGCTCGGCATCGTCGGCGGCAACGGGCAGGCGCACCTCACCGTCACCGCCAGTTGGAAGCCGGCGCCCGGCGCGGAGTGA